Proteins found in one Abyssibius alkaniclasticus genomic segment:
- a CDS encoding aminotransferase class I/II-fold pyridoxal phosphate-dependent enzyme → MVSVSDYYSATQLRADRWSSLREASSALTRETQARKITGIKARIAELFDSLSVVEAYWAFPGMAAFNHMRRQFEHGNFEELAFAVARVKRALTTGAYRRREIPLERDSVDEEEHNDEAMLSPEARAMSRPYFEILIVDSVNEQQERWLKNNVARMRRPEDPFTYEAVVVPSLEDALIAVLFNHNIQAIVVRPGLTLKSRNANEILNKYLSGMRDTDGIDDVIPENYGPELCRLVARVRPELDAYLVTERSVEDIAGMDLGICRRVFYNQEDFMELHLNILRGVAARNKTPFFTALVNYSKQPTGVFHAMPISRGKSITRSHWIQDMGAFYGPNIFLAETSATSGGLDSLLEPHGPIKEAQELASRAFGSKQTFFATNGTSTCNKIVVQALVRPGDIVLVDRDCHKSHHYGMVLAGAEVVYLDSYPLNEYSMYGAVPLREIKHQLLALKAAGKLDRVRMLLLTNCTFDGLVYNVERVMEECLAIKPDLIFLWDEAWFAFARFSPTYRQRTAMRTANDLRKRLRTEDHARAYKAQQKELETASDEDWLDARLIAPPAARVRVYATQSTHKTLTSLRQGSMIHVNDQDFKGEVEQSFHEAYMTHTSTSPNYQIIASLDVGRRQVELEGFEFVQRQIEAAMSMRRAIASHPLLKKYFKVLAAGDMIPEHHRQSGVSSYFDVEQGWTDMFECWEQDDFVLDPTRVTLAVGGTGWDGDTFKNDVLMDKYGIQINKTSRNTVLFMTNIGTTRSSVAYLIEVLVEIANELDELLDDASKMERLSFDRRVKNLTENFPPLPDFSRFHDAFRPDDITPEGDIRTAYYLSYDEKNCDYLELDGALHDLLEAGEEVVSASFIIPYPPGFPILVPGQVISREILAFMRALDVNEIHGYRADLGLRVFTAEALASLPRPAKPKPAAALKKD, encoded by the coding sequence ATGGTATCTGTAAGCGATTATTACTCGGCCACGCAGCTTCGCGCCGACAGGTGGAGCAGCCTGCGCGAAGCCTCGAGCGCGCTGACGCGTGAAACGCAAGCGCGCAAGATCACCGGCATCAAGGCCCGCATTGCCGAGCTTTTTGACTCGCTCAGTGTGGTCGAGGCCTATTGGGCCTTTCCCGGCATGGCCGCCTTCAACCATATGCGCCGCCAGTTCGAACATGGCAATTTTGAAGAATTGGCCTTCGCCGTGGCCCGTGTCAAACGCGCGCTGACCACGGGCGCCTATCGTCGGCGCGAAATACCGCTGGAACGCGACTCTGTGGACGAGGAAGAGCATAACGACGAGGCGATGCTTTCGCCCGAAGCCCGCGCCATGAGCCGCCCCTATTTCGAGATTCTGATCGTTGACAGTGTGAACGAGCAGCAGGAACGCTGGCTCAAGAACAATGTCGCGCGAATGCGCCGCCCCGAAGACCCGTTCACCTATGAGGCGGTCGTGGTGCCAAGCCTTGAAGATGCGCTGATCGCGGTTTTGTTCAACCACAATATCCAGGCCATTGTCGTGCGCCCCGGCCTGACGCTGAAATCCAGGAACGCCAATGAAATTCTGAACAAATATCTGAGCGGGATGCGCGATACCGACGGGATTGACGATGTCATCCCCGAAAATTATGGCCCCGAACTGTGCCGCCTTGTGGCCCGCGTGCGCCCCGAGCTTGATGCCTATCTGGTCACCGAACGCTCGGTTGAGGACATTGCCGGCATGGATCTGGGCATTTGCCGGCGGGTTTTCTACAATCAGGAAGACTTCATGGAGCTGCACCTGAACATCCTTCGCGGTGTAGCGGCGCGCAACAAAACCCCGTTCTTCACCGCGCTTGTTAACTATTCCAAACAGCCCACCGGCGTGTTCCATGCCATGCCCATCAGCCGTGGCAAATCGATCACCCGCAGCCACTGGATTCAGGATATGGGCGCGTTTTATGGCCCGAATATCTTTCTGGCCGAAACCTCGGCCACATCCGGCGGGCTTGACAGTTTGCTGGAACCGCACGGCCCCATCAAAGAGGCGCAAGAGCTTGCCAGCCGGGCCTTTGGCTCCAAGCAAACCTTCTTTGCGACCAACGGCACCTCGACCTGCAACAAGATTGTCGTGCAGGCGCTGGTGCGGCCCGGCGATATTGTGCTGGTCGACCGCGATTGCCACAAATCGCACCATTACGGCATGGTGCTTGCGGGGGCCGAGGTGGTCTACCTCGACAGCTATCCGCTGAATGAATATTCGATGTATGGCGCCGTGCCGCTCAGGGAAATCAAGCACCAGCTACTGGCCCTGAAGGCGGCGGGCAAGCTTGACCGTGTGCGCATGTTGCTGCTGACCAACTGCACATTCGATGGGCTGGTTTATAATGTCGAACGGGTTATGGAAGAATGTCTTGCCATCAAGCCCGACCTGATTTTCTTGTGGGACGAGGCGTGGTTTGCCTTTGCGCGCTTCTCGCCCACCTATCGCCAGCGCACGGCGATGCGCACGGCCAATGATCTGCGCAAACGCCTGCGCACAGAAGACCATGCGCGCGCCTACAAGGCCCAGCAAAAAGAGCTTGAGACAGCAAGCGATGAAGACTGGCTTGACGCGCGCCTTATCGCGCCGCCCGCAGCGCGGGTGCGGGTTTATGCCACGCAATCCACCCACAAAACCCTGACCAGCCTGCGGCAAGGCTCGATGATTCATGTGAATGATCAGGATTTCAAGGGCGAGGTCGAGCAAAGCTTCCACGAGGCTTACATGACCCATACCTCCACCTCGCCAAACTACCAGATCATCGCCAGCCTCGATGTGGGTCGGCGGCAGGTCGAGCTTGAAGGATTTGAATTCGTTCAGCGCCAGATCGAAGCCGCAATGTCGATGCGCCGCGCCATTGCCAGCCATCCGCTGTTGAAGAAATATTTCAAGGTGCTTGCCGCCGGCGACATGATCCCCGAACACCACCGCCAAAGCGGCGTTTCCAGCTATTTCGATGTCGAACAGGGCTGGACCGACATGTTCGAATGCTGGGAGCAGGATGATTTCGTGCTGGACCCGACGCGCGTAACCCTTGCGGTTGGCGGCACCGGCTGGGATGGCGATACGTTCAAGAACGATGTGCTGATGGACAAATACGGCATCCAGATCAACAAGACCTCGCGCAATACCGTGCTGTTCATGACCAATATCGGCACAACGCGCAGCTCGGTCGCCTATCTCATCGAAGTGCTGGTCGAAATTGCCAACGAATTGGATGAGCTGCTCGACGATGCCTCGAAAATGGAACGGCTGTCATTCGACCGTCGGGTGAAAAACCTCACCGAAAACTTTCCGCCCCTGCCGGATTTCAGCCGCTTTCACGATGCGTTCCGCCCCGATGATATAACCCCCGAGGGCGATATCCGCACCGCCTATTACCTGAGTTATGACGAGAAGAATTGCGACTATCTGGAGCTGGACGGCGCGCTTCATGACCTGCTTGAGGCGGGCGAAGAGGTGGTTTCGGCCAGCTTCATCATCCCCTACCCGCCGGGCTTTCCCATTCTTGTGCCCGGTCAGGTGATCAGCCGCGAGATTCTGGCCTTCATGCGCGCGCTCGATGTGAACGAAATTCATGGCTACCGCGCCGATCTGGGCCTGCGCGTATTCACTGCCGAGGCGCTCGCCTCACTGCCCAGACCCGCAAAACCCAAACCCGCAGCCGCACTGAAAAAGGATTAG
- a CDS encoding carbon-nitrogen hydrolase family protein: MTPFAIAGVQMYVNALQPNVDGMMQRLDVLMARFPWTQMVLFSELAPFGPLERFKLAPENDTINRFCEAARRHKIWLIPGSMFLTSPEDGRVYNTSLVIDPDGNIIRRYAKMFPFLPYEAGIAAGTDFCVFDVPDVGRFGLSICYDMWFPETTRQLTSQGVEVLLHPVLTGTTDRDAELAIARATAAQFQCYVIDVNGLGAGGVGKSCIVDPTSLVLHQSAGQEDMFPIEVDLSMVRRQRETGLKGLGQVLKSFRDRSTDFSVYDRSSGTDAYLQSLGPLEVPTQGSRAGLHVDVPATAEAEALNRRPVQGFGISPYMGKATTG, from the coding sequence ATGACCCCATTCGCAATTGCTGGCGTTCAGATGTATGTGAACGCGCTTCAACCCAATGTCGACGGTATGATGCAACGGCTCGACGTGCTGATGGCGCGTTTCCCGTGGACACAGATGGTGCTGTTCAGCGAGTTGGCGCCCTTCGGCCCGCTGGAACGCTTCAAGCTCGCACCGGAAAATGATACCATCAACCGGTTCTGCGAAGCGGCGCGCCGCCACAAGATATGGCTTATCCCCGGCTCGATGTTCCTGACATCGCCCGAAGATGGCCGGGTTTACAACACCTCGCTGGTGATCGACCCCGATGGCAATATCATCCGCCGCTACGCCAAGATGTTCCCCTTCCTGCCTTACGAGGCGGGTATCGCCGCGGGAACCGATTTTTGTGTGTTCGACGTGCCGGATGTAGGCCGTTTCGGCCTGTCGATCTGCTATGACATGTGGTTCCCCGAAACCACGCGCCAGCTCACCAGCCAAGGCGTTGAAGTGCTGCTGCACCCCGTGCTGACCGGCACGACCGACCGCGACGCCGAACTGGCCATTGCCCGCGCCACCGCCGCGCAATTCCAGTGCTATGTGATCGATGTCAACGGTTTGGGCGCGGGCGGGGTTGGCAAATCCTGCATCGTCGACCCGACATCGCTGGTGCTGCACCAATCGGCCGGGCAGGAAGATATGTTTCCGATCGAGGTGGATCTGTCGATGGTCCGCCGCCAGCGCGAAACCGGCCTGAAAGGGCTTGGTCAGGTGCTGAAAAGCTTCCGCGACCGTTCGACCGATTTTTCGGTCTATGATCGCAGCAGTGGCACCGATGCCTATCTGCAATCGCTTGGCCCGCTCGAAGTGCCAACGCAAGGCAGCCGCGCGGGTCTGCATGTTGATGTGCCCGCCACAGCCGAGGCCGAGGCGCTGAACCGTCGCCCCGTGCAGGGGTTTGGAATATCGCCCTATATGGGCAAGGCAACGACCGGCTAG
- a CDS encoding nicotinate-nucleotide adenylyltransferase, whose protein sequence is MKFGFPTARAGMTIGLLGGSFDPPHSGHVHITRQALRRLGLSQVWWLVSPGNPLKPKGPQPMARRLAASRAIMQHPRVKITDIEARLGTRYTAQTLAHLVALYPAVRFVWLMGADNLVQFHLWDQWEEIAQRVPIAVLARPGQKLRAGLSPMAQRFARYRMPSAQAGALALRAPPAWILLGGPMVDQSSTRLRAEGQWT, encoded by the coding sequence ATGAAATTCGGTTTTCCCACTGCGCGCGCGGGCATGACGATTGGCCTGCTGGGCGGGTCTTTTGACCCGCCCCATAGCGGGCATGTGCATATTACCAGACAGGCGCTGCGCCGGCTGGGGCTTTCGCAGGTCTGGTGGCTGGTTTCGCCCGGCAATCCGCTTAAACCCAAGGGGCCACAACCAATGGCGCGGCGCTTGGCGGCGAGCCGCGCGATCATGCAGCACCCGCGCGTGAAAATCACCGATATCGAGGCGCGGCTTGGCACACGCTATACGGCCCAAACGCTGGCGCATCTGGTGGCGCTTTACCCCGCTGTGCGCTTTGTGTGGCTGATGGGGGCAGACAACCTTGTGCAGTTTCATCTGTGGGACCAATGGGAGGAAATAGCGCAGCGCGTGCCGATTGCGGTGCTGGCGCGCCCCGGCCAAAAACTGCGCGCCGGGCTTTCGCCTATGGCGCAACGCTTTGCGCGCTACCGAATGCCTTCGGCGCAGGCCGGTGCGCTGGCCTTGCGCGCGCCGCCGGCTTGGATATTGTTGGGGGGTCCGATGGTGGACCAGTCATCAACCCGGCTAAGGGCAGAAGGGCAGTGGACATAG
- the dacB gene encoding D-alanyl-D-alanine carboxypeptidase/D-alanyl-D-alanine-endopeptidase codes for MKRRDFLGGLAATLPIAAFGQGMPRPIPRAGRRIAPLEPGTILNASGLGAVTSYLVVDLATGQVREAHQPNLALPPASVTKALTALYAQRYLGAGFRFDTRVLATGALSGNTLQGDLVLQGSGDPLLDTNRLAALVAEVANAGIRRISGRFILVENALPHLQNIDPDQPPQAGYNPGISGLNLNFNRVYFEWRRADNGYAVSMDARSNRFKPLVDMARMEVVSRQTPIYTYRQANGRELWTVARQALGNAGGRWLPVRDPALYTADVFAALAATYGIALPAPQRGGVPPGARSLGESFSPMLTNILDDMLHYSTNITAEVLGLRASAAAGRAAAQLSQSAAAMGRWAESVAGAPVGSYENHSGLSGNSRASAQDLVRIMQSNEARTGLRSILRETELVDDKGNGAPVPGRQVFGKTGTLNFAHGLSGFIERDGQQRLAYAIFAADMVARANAPSEEERPRGARAWLGRAREQEQALLRRWAMLYC; via the coding sequence GTGAAACGGCGCGATTTTCTGGGCGGCCTGGCTGCAACCCTTCCAATTGCCGCCTTTGGGCAGGGTATGCCCCGCCCCATCCCGCGCGCCGGACGACGGATTGCACCGCTGGAGCCGGGCACGATTCTCAATGCTTCGGGCCTTGGTGCGGTGACCAGCTATCTGGTGGTCGACCTGGCCACCGGGCAGGTGCGCGAGGCACATCAGCCAAATCTGGCGCTGCCACCGGCCTCGGTGACCAAGGCGCTGACCGCGCTTTATGCGCAGCGTTATCTGGGCGCGGGGTTTCGGTTTGACACCCGCGTGCTGGCCACCGGCGCGCTGAGCGGGAATACCTTGCAGGGCGACCTTGTTCTGCAAGGCTCGGGCGATCCGCTGCTGGATACCAACCGTTTGGCCGCACTGGTCGCCGAGGTGGCAAATGCAGGCATCCGGCGCATTTCCGGGCGGTTCATTCTGGTGGAAAATGCCCTGCCACATTTACAGAATATTGACCCCGACCAGCCACCGCAGGCGGGTTACAATCCGGGCATTTCAGGGTTGAACCTGAATTTCAACCGCGTCTATTTCGAGTGGCGCCGCGCCGACAATGGCTATGCGGTCAGCATGGATGCGCGTTCCAACAGGTTCAAACCCTTGGTGGATATGGCGCGGATGGAGGTGGTGAGCCGCCAGACGCCGATCTATACCTATCGGCAGGCCAATGGGCGCGAATTGTGGACGGTTGCGCGCCAGGCGCTTGGCAATGCCGGCGGGCGCTGGCTGCCGGTGCGTGACCCGGCGCTGTATACTGCGGATGTTTTTGCCGCCCTTGCCGCCACTTATGGCATTGCGCTGCCCGCCCCGCAGCGCGGCGGTGTGCCGCCCGGTGCGCGCAGCCTGGGCGAAAGCTTCAGCCCGATGCTGACCAATATTCTGGACGACATGCTGCATTATTCCACCAATATCACGGCCGAGGTGCTGGGGCTGCGGGCCAGCGCGGCCGCGGGGCGGGCGGCGGCGCAGCTAAGCCAGTCTGCGGCGGCAATGGGGCGCTGGGCTGAAAGCGTGGCGGGTGCGCCGGTCGGGTCTTATGAAAACCATTCCGGCCTTTCGGGAAATTCGCGCGCCTCGGCGCAAGATCTTGTGCGGATCATGCAAAGCAACGAGGCGCGGACAGGATTGCGCAGCATTCTGCGCGAAACCGAGCTGGTCGATGACAAAGGCAATGGCGCGCCGGTGCCGGGGCGGCAGGTTTTTGGCAAGACCGGCACGCTGAACTTTGCGCATGGGCTTTCGGGATTTATTGAACGCGACGGGCAGCAGCGGCTGGCCTATGCGATATTTGCCGCCGACATGGTAGCGCGCGCCAATGCCCCGAGCGAGGAAGAACGCCCGCGCGGCGCGCGCGCATGGCTTGGCCGCGCGCGCGAACAGGAGCAGGCATTGCTGCGCCGTTGGGCTATGC